From the Maioricimonas rarisocia genome, one window contains:
- the cpaB gene encoding Flp pilus assembly protein CpaB, with protein sequence MKPKTLVLLTVAAGCGLLAMLGIQQAMQGGQAAAAVPKTKVLVAAQDILPGVVLTKELVAFKEMPVTSAPEDGISTEEEYVERALIYPVMAGDIIRQSKLSEKGGGGRSLQIPKGMRVISIPVNDTHTLSGLLQPGDRVDVLVTYKSRNTRGGSVTKTKTLLEYTEVFSVDARTVTDVNGETAQSAKIVSLLVTPEQVNYVKLAENKGTLAISWRHRMDDEQVQISEIDETLMEELQGTVGMHESRGEFAGEGDDEFGESETTDVADADQDVSAFLDQQQQQAPPVEEVVQVKPTWTMDVYVGNDMNSHEWEIPEEQLQEEAGAAAGADALKSAVQWMFAPGA encoded by the coding sequence ATGAAGCCCAAAACACTCGTCCTCCTGACTGTTGCCGCCGGATGCGGACTCCTTGCCATGCTGGGCATCCAGCAGGCCATGCAGGGAGGACAGGCCGCAGCCGCGGTCCCGAAAACCAAAGTACTCGTCGCCGCGCAGGACATCCTGCCTGGCGTCGTGCTGACCAAAGAACTGGTGGCCTTCAAGGAAATGCCGGTCACGTCCGCTCCCGAGGACGGAATCTCCACCGAGGAAGAATACGTCGAGCGGGCCCTGATCTATCCGGTCATGGCCGGTGACATCATTCGTCAGTCGAAATTGAGTGAAAAGGGGGGCGGCGGACGCTCACTGCAGATTCCCAAGGGGATGCGTGTCATCTCGATTCCCGTCAATGACACTCACACCCTCAGCGGACTGCTCCAGCCCGGAGACCGCGTGGACGTGCTCGTCACGTACAAGTCACGCAACACGCGCGGAGGCTCCGTCACCAAGACCAAAACACTTCTGGAATACACCGAGGTCTTTTCCGTCGACGCCCGCACCGTAACCGACGTCAACGGCGAGACCGCACAGAGTGCGAAAATCGTGTCGCTGCTCGTCACTCCCGAACAGGTCAACTACGTCAAGCTCGCCGAAAACAAGGGGACGCTCGCGATCTCCTGGCGACACCGGATGGATGACGAACAGGTGCAGATCAGTGAAATCGACGAAACCCTGATGGAAGAACTGCAGGGCACCGTCGGCATGCACGAATCGCGCGGCGAATTCGCCGGAGAAGGAGACGATGAGTTCGGCGAATCGGAAACGACCGACGTCGCCGACGCCGACCAGGATGTGTCCGCCTTTCTCGACCAGCAGCAGCAACAGGCACCGCCCGTCGAAGAGGTCGTGCAGGTCAAACCGACCTGGACGATGGACGTCTACGTCGGCAACGACATGAACTCACACGAATGGGAAATCCCGGAAGAACAGCTGCAGGAAGAGGCCGGCGCGGCCGCAGGGGCAGACGCCCTCAAGTCCGCCGTCCAGTGGATGTTCGCCCCGGGGGCCTGA